In one window of Dromaius novaehollandiae isolate bDroNov1 chromosome W, bDroNov1.hap1, whole genome shotgun sequence DNA:
- the LOC135324173 gene encoding purpurin-like isoform X1, translated as MKYAQYVFLALLFSTVEYSLAQTCTVESFSVKDNFDPKRYAGKWYALAKKDPEGLFLQDNISAEYTVEEDGTMTASSKGRVKLFGFWVICADMAAQYTVPDPTTPAKMYMTYQGLASYLSSGGDNYWVIDTDYDNYAITYACRSLKEDGSCYDGYSLIFSRNPHGLPPAIQRIVRQKQEEICMSGQFQSVLQSGTLSYLTNTLE; from the exons ATGAAATACGCACAGTATGTTTTCCTGGCATTGCTCTTCTCCACTGTCGAATATAGCCTAGCTCAGACCTGTACAGTGGAGTCTTTCTCTGTGAAAGACAATTTTGATCCAAAGAGG TATGCAGGGAAATGGTATGCCCTAGCCAAGAAGGATCCAGAAGGTCTTTTCCTTCAGGACAATATCTCCGCTGAATACACTGTTGAGGAAGATGGCACAATGACAGCATCTTCCAAAGGCCGAGTGAAGCTTTTTGG GTTCTGGGTAATTTGTGCTGATATGGCTGCTCAGTACACGGTACCTGACCCAACCACTCCAGCAAAAATGTACATGACATACCAGGGCCTGGCTAGCTACCTGTCCAGTGGTG GGGACAACTACTGGGTGATTGACACAGACTATGACAACTATGCTATTACCTATGCCTGCCGCAGTCTGAAAGAGGATGGCTCCTGTTATGATGGCTACTCCCTGATCTTCTCACGCAACCCTCATGGCCTTCCCCCAGCCATTCAGCGCATTGTCCGTCAGAAGCAGGAGGAAATCTGCATGTCTGGCCAGTTTCAGTCTGTGCTGCAGTCAGGTACTTTGAGTTACTTAACAAATACATTGGAGTGA
- the LOC135324173 gene encoding purpurin-like isoform X2 yields MKYAQYVFLALLFSTVEYSLAQTCTVESFSVKDNFDPKRYAGKWYALAKKDPEGLFLQDNISAEYTVEEDGTMTASSKGRVKLFGFWVICADMAAQYTVPDPTTPAKMYMTYQGLASYLSSGGDNYWVIDTDYDNYAITYACRSLKEDGSCYDGYSLIFSRNPHGLPPAIQRIVRQKQEEICMSGQFQSVLQSGAC; encoded by the exons ATGAAATACGCACAGTATGTTTTCCTGGCATTGCTCTTCTCCACTGTCGAATATAGCCTAGCTCAGACCTGTACAGTGGAGTCTTTCTCTGTGAAAGACAATTTTGATCCAAAGAGG TATGCAGGGAAATGGTATGCCCTAGCCAAGAAGGATCCAGAAGGTCTTTTCCTTCAGGACAATATCTCCGCTGAATACACTGTTGAGGAAGATGGCACAATGACAGCATCTTCCAAAGGCCGAGTGAAGCTTTTTGG GTTCTGGGTAATTTGTGCTGATATGGCTGCTCAGTACACGGTACCTGACCCAACCACTCCAGCAAAAATGTACATGACATACCAGGGCCTGGCTAGCTACCTGTCCAGTGGTG GGGACAACTACTGGGTGATTGACACAGACTATGACAACTATGCTATTACCTATGCCTGCCGCAGTCTGAAAGAGGATGGCTCCTGTTATGATGGCTACTCCCTGATCTTCTCACGCAACCCTCATGGCCTTCCCCCAGCCATTCAGCGCATTGTCCGTCAGAAGCAGGAGGAAATCTGCATGTCTGGCCAGTTTCAGTCTGTGCTGCAGTCAG